The following proteins are co-located in the Pseudomonas cavernae genome:
- a CDS encoding acyl-CoA dehydrogenase family protein, translated as MNLETPKKFSGLVKQAQQVAAHYFRPLSRKYDKAEHAYPKELDLLAALLDGMNAGSPDAVGATSASKRGAAKEQQEGIKNGGNLAALLGVIELCWGDVGLLLAMPRQGLGNAAIAAVANEEQLQRFRGTWAAMAITEPACGSDSAAIRTTAVKDGDHYLLNGEKIFVTSGARADAVVVWATLDKSLGRAAIKSFVVEHGTPGMSVTRLEKKLGVKASDTASISFSDCRVSAANLLGNPEIDVQKGFAGVMETFDNTRPLVAGMAIGVAKAALERTRELLKGACAFDYAKPLLAVSHAEATLYRLEAEWEAARLLTLKAAWMADNQLPNSKEASIAKAKAGRVANEVTLKCVELAGALGYGEDELLEKWARDSKILDIFEGTQQIQLLIVARRLLGKSSSELR; from the coding sequence ATGAATCTGGAAACCCCGAAGAAATTCAGCGGCCTGGTCAAGCAGGCGCAGCAGGTGGCGGCTCACTATTTCCGCCCGCTGTCGCGCAAGTACGACAAGGCCGAACATGCCTATCCGAAGGAGCTGGACCTGCTCGCCGCCCTGCTCGACGGCATGAACGCCGGTTCGCCGGATGCCGTCGGCGCGACCTCGGCGAGCAAGCGTGGCGCCGCCAAGGAGCAGCAGGAGGGGATCAAGAACGGCGGCAACCTCGCCGCGCTGCTCGGGGTGATCGAGCTGTGCTGGGGCGACGTCGGCCTGCTCCTGGCCATGCCGCGCCAGGGCCTGGGCAATGCGGCGATCGCCGCGGTGGCCAACGAGGAACAGCTGCAACGTTTTCGCGGCACCTGGGCGGCGATGGCGATCACCGAGCCGGCCTGCGGCTCCGACTCGGCGGCGATCCGCACCACGGCGGTCAAGGACGGCGACCACTACCTCCTCAACGGCGAGAAGATCTTCGTCACGTCCGGGGCGCGCGCCGATGCGGTGGTGGTCTGGGCCACGCTGGACAAAAGCCTCGGCCGTGCGGCGATCAAGTCCTTTGTGGTCGAGCACGGCACGCCAGGCATGAGCGTCACGCGGCTGGAGAAGAAGCTCGGGGTCAAGGCGTCGGATACCGCCTCGATCAGTTTCAGCGACTGCCGGGTGTCGGCGGCCAACCTGCTCGGCAACCCGGAAATCGACGTGCAGAAGGGCTTTGCCGGGGTCATGGAGACCTTCGACAACACCCGCCCGCTGGTCGCCGGCATGGCCATAGGCGTGGCCAAGGCGGCGCTGGAGCGCACCCGTGAACTGCTCAAGGGCGCCTGTGCGTTCGACTACGCCAAGCCGCTGCTGGCCGTCAGCCATGCCGAGGCGACGCTCTACCGCCTGGAGGCCGAATGGGAGGCGGCGCGTCTGCTGACCCTGAAGGCGGCATGGATGGCCGACAACCAGCTACCCAACTCCAAGGAGGCGTCGATCGCCAAGGCCAAGGCCGGGCGGGTGGCCAACGAGGTGACGCTGAAGTGCGTGGAACTGGCCGGCGCGCTCGGCTACGGCGAGGACGAGCTGCTGGAAAAATGGGCGCGCGACTCGAAGATCCTCGACATCTTCGAGGGTACTCAGCAGATCCAGCTGCTGATCGTCGCCCGCCGGCTGCTGGGCAAGAGCTCCAGCGAGTTGCGGTAG
- a CDS encoding metal ABC transporter ATPase, whose product MPRTLARKDPGSFQTLPLFVEANAEALSYQSLGRPLNFPQMLKRRQPVSVADSQHFAVELANLGVSVRLTLSWQGRDYWVLVRQRREDRGDVVLKLISGYVPAHELNLPLLTALHEVAEECLLETPEGWLSGRFGDTWLPAPYHPALRYRENAHFRLSPLSGSARQVRCGNMTLLERPRAYVHLPTASLQLVYDLHLELPKETRHLSLLHVDECLEQGQLVARLDRRRPDLYLIPLEQGRPRAELLSLKNGQLKAVGTRGLWLAESFAAQDGWLVRDERIRWKDWLVQQNLAPGKKSPARAGFKRLA is encoded by the coding sequence ATGCCGCGAACTCTCGCCCGCAAGGACCCCGGCAGCTTTCAGACGCTGCCGCTGTTCGTCGAAGCCAACGCCGAAGCGCTCAGTTATCAGAGCCTCGGCCGGCCGCTGAACTTCCCGCAGATGCTCAAGCGTCGCCAACCGGTGAGCGTGGCCGACAGCCAGCATTTCGCCGTGGAACTGGCCAACCTCGGCGTGTCGGTACGCCTGACCCTGAGCTGGCAGGGCCGCGACTATTGGGTCCTGGTACGCCAGCGCCGCGAGGACCGCGGCGATGTGGTGCTCAAGCTGATCTCCGGCTATGTGCCGGCCCACGAACTGAACCTGCCGCTGCTCACGGCGCTCCATGAGGTCGCCGAGGAATGCCTGCTGGAGACCCCGGAAGGCTGGCTCAGCGGCCGTTTCGGCGACACCTGGCTGCCGGCCCCCTACCACCCGGCGCTGCGCTACCGCGAGAACGCCCACTTTCGCCTCAGCCCGCTGTCCGGCTCGGCACGCCAGGTGCGCTGCGGCAACATGACCCTGCTGGAACGCCCGCGCGCCTATGTGCACCTGCCCACCGCCTCGCTGCAGCTGGTCTACGACCTGCATCTGGAGCTGCCGAAAGAAACCCGACACCTGAGCTTGCTGCACGTCGACGAGTGCCTGGAGCAGGGCCAGCTGGTCGCCCGCCTGGATCGCCGCCGCCCCGATCTGTACCTGATCCCGCTGGAGCAGGGCCGTCCGCGCGCCGAGTTGCTGAGTCTGAAGAACGGCCAGCTGAAAGCGGTCGGCACCCGTGGCCTGTGGCTGGCGGAAAGCTTCGCCGCCCAGGACGGCTGGCTGGTACGCGACGAACGCATCCGCTGGAAGGACTGGCTGGTACAGCAGAACCTCGCGCCAGGAAAAAAAAGCCCCGCGCGCGCAGGATTTAAACGCCTGGCCTAG
- a CDS encoding acyltransferase encodes MLQRLSLLLRNLVYKNRLRLTPGNTLQLPLSARRRMKKITIKLGGRNNRLLVGEDSELSHCEIRLDGEDNLIEIGPRVRFGSGKIYLRNTRGQHIRIGADTTVEGAYLLVDEAASIDIGRDCMLSTEILIRTGDKHSILDLETGARINPSRDVRIADRVWIGRDVQVLKGTVLQPESVVGACSVVSSAFDVGNCVVAGVPARIVKQGIRWDRSLL; translated from the coding sequence ATGCTGCAACGACTGTCTCTATTGCTGCGCAACCTTGTTTACAAGAACCGCTTAAGACTCACGCCGGGCAACACCTTGCAGTTACCCCTCAGTGCCCGCCGGCGCATGAAGAAGATCACCATCAAGCTGGGCGGGCGTAACAACCGGCTGCTGGTTGGCGAGGACAGCGAGCTCAGTCACTGCGAGATCCGTCTGGATGGTGAGGACAACCTGATTGAGATCGGACCGCGGGTGCGCTTCGGTTCCGGCAAGATCTATCTGCGCAACACCCGCGGTCAGCATATCCGCATCGGTGCGGACACCACGGTCGAGGGGGCCTATTTGCTGGTCGATGAGGCGGCCAGTATCGATATCGGGCGGGATTGCATGCTGTCCACCGAAATCCTCATCCGCACTGGCGACAAGCATTCGATCCTCGATCTGGAAACGGGTGCACGCATCAATCCTTCTCGTGATGTGCGGATTGCCGATCGGGTGTGGATCGGCCGTGATGTCCAGGTTCTCAAGGGCACGGTACTGCAGCCCGAGTCGGTGGTGGGAGCTTGCTCTGTGGTCAGCAGCGCCTTCGATGTGGGCAACTGCGTGGTCGCCGGGGTACCGGCACGGATCGTCAAACAAGGGATTCGCTGGGACCGCTCGTTGCTTTGA
- a CDS encoding acyl-CoA dehydrogenase family protein, giving the protein MPMSADVRGHALAVLNRIAQADWPDRLRLRKPFEKLIYSGSRAGFRLAAERVAKTARMPRPVDADGLFDLSLNDEQQMLVAMLEGFAAEVLRPAAHAADASGAVPTELLNQAQALGLSHYGVGEAHGGLAGARTTVSNALIAEALGTGDLSLAAALLVPLSAANCLRRWSSPEQQARWLPAFVAANAAPLMAIAVNEPRPLFDPLKLKTQAVRKGRHYLLNGEKCLVLRGLEASQLIVAAHTAEGPALFVVAADAKGVSRQAEPAMGLKAGGTARIRFKGVKVAAEQRLAAAHFDYQSFLGHATLAWCALAVGTAQAALDYVVGYCNERLAFGEPISHRQGVAFTIADIGIEVDAMRLLVWRACARAEQGLPFHREAYLAQLLCAEKAMQIGTDAVQLLGGHGFTQEHPAERWYRDLRAVALMAGGLQL; this is encoded by the coding sequence TTGCCCATGAGTGCCGATGTACGAGGCCACGCCCTGGCCGTGCTCAATCGTATTGCCCAGGCCGACTGGCCGGATCGCCTGAGGCTGCGCAAACCCTTCGAGAAGCTCATCTACAGCGGCAGCCGCGCCGGTTTCCGCCTGGCCGCCGAGCGAGTGGCGAAGACGGCCCGCATGCCGCGCCCGGTCGATGCGGATGGGCTGTTCGATCTGTCCCTGAATGACGAGCAGCAGATGCTGGTGGCGATGCTCGAAGGCTTCGCCGCCGAGGTGCTGCGCCCGGCCGCGCACGCCGCCGATGCCAGCGGGGCGGTTCCCACCGAGCTGCTCAACCAGGCGCAGGCACTGGGCCTGAGCCACTATGGGGTCGGCGAGGCGCACGGCGGCCTGGCTGGCGCGCGCACCACGGTCAGCAATGCACTGATCGCCGAGGCCTTGGGGACGGGCGATCTATCCCTGGCCGCAGCGCTGTTGGTGCCGCTGTCGGCGGCCAACTGCCTGCGCCGCTGGAGCTCGCCCGAGCAGCAGGCGCGCTGGCTGCCGGCCTTCGTGGCCGCGAATGCGGCGCCGCTGATGGCGATTGCGGTCAACGAGCCGAGGCCGTTGTTCGATCCGCTCAAGCTGAAGACTCAGGCCGTGCGCAAGGGCCGGCATTACCTGCTGAACGGCGAGAAATGCCTGGTGCTGCGTGGCCTGGAGGCCAGCCAGCTGATCGTCGCCGCGCATACCGCCGAGGGGCCTGCATTGTTCGTCGTCGCCGCCGATGCCAAGGGCGTCAGCCGCCAGGCCGAGCCGGCCATGGGCCTGAAGGCCGGCGGCACCGCGCGAATCCGGTTCAAGGGCGTCAAGGTCGCCGCCGAGCAGCGTCTGGCCGCGGCGCATTTCGACTACCAGAGCTTCCTCGGCCACGCCACCCTGGCCTGGTGCGCCCTGGCGGTGGGCACCGCGCAGGCGGCGCTGGACTATGTGGTCGGCTACTGCAACGAGCGGCTAGCGTTTGGCGAGCCGATCAGTCACCGCCAGGGCGTGGCGTTCACCATCGCCGACATCGGCATCGAGGTGGACGCCATGCGTCTGCTGGTCTGGCGCGCCTGCGCGCGCGCCGAGCAAGGGCTGCCGTTCCATCGCGAGGCCTACCTTGCACAGCTGTTGTGCGCCGAGAAGGCCATGCAGATCGGCACCGACGCGGTGCAGCTGCTCGGTGGCCACGGCTTCACCCAGGAGCATCCGGCCGAGCGCTGGTATCGCGATCTACGCGCCGTGGCCCTGATGGCCGGCGGCTTGCAGTTGTGA
- a CDS encoding FAD-dependent oxidoreductase, with protein sequence MSQALSTDVLIIGGGIAGLWLNARLRRQGFATLLVENASLGGGQSVKSQGIIHGGAKYALHGALSGSAEAIGDMPRRWRAALAGSGELDLAGVRLLSDAHYLWSPGTLAGNLTSFFASKAMRTRVDQVKGEQLPPALQHPQFKGKVYRLNELVLDVPSLIARLAELAGDGLLAAESIEPLHDNGELAGLRVDGREIRAQRIVLSAGAGNAALLAALGLQQPAQQRRPLHMVMLKAPSLKPLYAHCLGGGPKPRVTVTSHPASDGQWVWYLGGDIAEADGVARDEAAQIAAAQKELGALLPWIDLGQARWATLRVDRAEPAQSGLVRPDNAFVAEQGRLLVGWPTKLALAPDFADRVLASLDRAGIQPTAPSALPPLPRPPVARPAWEELLP encoded by the coding sequence ATGTCCCAAGCCCTTTCCACTGACGTGCTGATCATCGGCGGCGGGATCGCCGGCCTCTGGCTGAACGCGCGCTTGCGCCGCCAGGGCTTCGCCACCCTGCTGGTGGAGAACGCCAGCCTCGGCGGCGGGCAGAGCGTGAAGTCGCAGGGGATCATCCACGGCGGCGCCAAGTACGCCCTGCACGGCGCGCTGAGCGGCTCAGCCGAGGCGATCGGCGACATGCCGCGGCGCTGGCGCGCGGCACTGGCTGGCAGCGGCGAGCTGGACCTGGCCGGCGTGCGCCTGCTGTCCGACGCCCATTACCTGTGGTCGCCGGGCACCCTGGCTGGCAACCTGACCAGTTTCTTCGCCAGCAAGGCCATGCGTACCCGCGTCGACCAGGTAAAGGGCGAGCAATTGCCGCCGGCACTGCAACATCCGCAATTCAAGGGCAAGGTCTACCGCCTCAACGAACTGGTGCTCGACGTGCCGAGCCTGATCGCCCGCCTGGCCGAACTGGCCGGCGACGGTCTGCTGGCCGCCGAATCTATCGAGCCGCTGCATGATAACGGCGAGCTGGCCGGGCTGCGCGTCGACGGTCGGGAAATCCGCGCCCAGCGCATCGTCCTGAGTGCCGGCGCCGGCAACGCGGCGCTACTGGCCGCCCTCGGCCTGCAGCAGCCGGCCCAACAACGCCGGCCGCTGCACATGGTCATGCTCAAGGCGCCGAGCCTCAAGCCGCTGTATGCCCACTGCCTGGGCGGCGGGCCGAAACCGCGGGTCACCGTCACCAGCCATCCGGCCAGCGACGGCCAGTGGGTCTGGTATCTCGGCGGCGATATCGCCGAAGCCGATGGCGTGGCCCGCGACGAAGCCGCGCAGATCGCCGCGGCGCAGAAGGAGCTCGGCGCCCTGCTGCCGTGGATCGACCTCGGCCAGGCGCGCTGGGCGACCCTGCGCGTCGACCGCGCCGAGCCGGCGCAATCCGGCCTGGTGCGCCCGGACAACGCCTTCGTCGCCGAACAGGGCCGCCTGCTGGTGGGCTGGCCGACCAAACTGGCGCTGGCTCCGGACTTCGCCGATCGCGTGCTGGCCAGCCTCGACCGCGCCGGCATCCAGCCCACCGCGCCAAGCGCGCTGCCGCCCTTGCCACGCCCCCCCGTGGCCCGCCCGGCATGGGAGGAACTACTGCCATGA
- a CDS encoding SMR family transporter, whose translation MSGYLYLGIAIAAEVVATSSLKAVKGLSTPLPLLLLIVGYALSFWMLTLVVRSIPVGIAYAIWAGLGIVLVSVAALFLYEQKLDLPAVLGMGLIVSGVIVIQLFSSSTGH comes from the coding sequence ATGAGCGGCTATCTGTACCTGGGCATCGCGATCGCCGCCGAAGTGGTGGCCACCAGCTCGCTGAAGGCGGTCAAGGGCCTGAGCACGCCGCTGCCACTGCTGCTGCTGATCGTCGGCTATGCGCTGTCCTTCTGGATGCTGACCCTGGTGGTACGCAGCATTCCGGTAGGCATCGCCTATGCCATCTGGGCCGGGCTGGGCATCGTCCTGGTCAGCGTCGCCGCGCTGTTTCTCTACGAGCAGAAGCTCGACCTGCCGGCCGTGCTGGGCATGGGTCTGATCGTCAGCGGCGTGATCGTGATCCAACTGTTCTCCTCCAGCACCGGCCACTGA
- the msbA gene encoding lipid A export permease/ATP-binding protein MsbA yields MSDQHLSASRPSSLKIYFRLLGYVKPYAGLFLVSILGFIIFASTQPMLGGMLKYFVDGLTNPDAVLFPQIPYLRDLKLLQAVPLLIVLIALWQGLGSFLGNYFLAKVSLGLVHDLRVALFNNLLVLPNRYFDSHNSGHLISRITFNVTMVTGAATDAIKVVIREGMTVIFLFVTLLWMNWKLTLVMLAILPLIALMVGSASRKFRKQSKKIQVAMGDVTHVASETIQGYRVVRSFGGEPYEQQRFLAASQSNTDKQLRMTKTSAVYTPMLQLVIFSAMAVLMFLVLWLRGDASPGDLVAYITIAGLLPKPIRQLSEVSSTVQRGVAGAESIFEQLDEVAERDDGTVERERVSGRLEVRNLSFQYPGTDKRVLDDLSFTAEPGQMIALVGRSGSGKSTLANLIPRFYHHEQGQILLDGVDVEQYRLRNLRRHIALVTQQVTLFSDSVANNIAYGDLADAPRADIERAAEAAYAKEFIDKLAHGFDTEVGENGVLLSGGQRQRLAIARALLKNAPLLVLDEATSALDTESERHIQAALDRVMQGRTTLVIAHRLSTIEKADLILVMDQGRIVERGTHAELLALKGYYARLHAMGLEEGAPADIA; encoded by the coding sequence CCTGTTCCTGGTCAGTATTCTCGGTTTCATCATCTTCGCCTCCACCCAGCCGATGCTGGGCGGCATGCTCAAGTACTTCGTCGATGGCCTGACCAATCCCGACGCCGTGCTCTTCCCGCAGATCCCCTACCTGCGCGACCTGAAATTGTTGCAGGCGGTACCCTTGCTGATTGTGCTGATTGCCCTCTGGCAAGGACTGGGGTCCTTTCTGGGCAACTACTTCCTGGCCAAGGTTTCCCTGGGGCTGGTGCATGACCTGCGGGTGGCCTTGTTCAACAACCTGCTGGTGTTGCCCAACCGCTATTTCGACAGCCACAACTCCGGCCACCTGATCTCGCGCATCACCTTCAACGTCACCATGGTCACCGGGGCTGCCACCGATGCGATCAAGGTGGTGATCCGCGAGGGCATGACGGTGATTTTCCTGTTCGTCACCCTGTTATGGATGAACTGGAAGCTGACCCTGGTGATGCTCGCCATCCTGCCGCTGATCGCGCTGATGGTCGGTAGCGCCAGCCGCAAGTTCCGCAAGCAGAGCAAGAAGATCCAGGTGGCCATGGGCGATGTCACCCATGTCGCCTCGGAAACCATCCAGGGCTACCGGGTGGTGCGCAGCTTCGGCGGCGAACCCTACGAGCAGCAGCGCTTCCTCGCTGCCAGCCAGAGCAACACCGACAAGCAGCTGCGCATGACCAAGACCAGTGCGGTCTACACCCCGATGCTGCAGCTGGTGATCTTCAGCGCCATGGCGGTGCTGATGTTCCTCGTGCTCTGGTTGCGCGGCGATGCCTCGCCGGGCGATCTGGTCGCCTATATCACCATCGCCGGCCTGTTGCCCAAGCCGATCCGCCAGCTGTCGGAAGTCAGTTCGACGGTGCAGCGCGGCGTGGCCGGTGCCGAGAGCATTTTCGAGCAGTTGGATGAAGTGGCGGAGCGCGACGATGGCACTGTGGAGCGCGAGCGCGTCAGCGGCCGCCTGGAAGTGCGCAACCTGAGCTTCCAGTATCCCGGCACCGACAAGCGCGTGCTGGACGACCTCAGTTTCACCGCCGAACCCGGGCAGATGATCGCCCTGGTCGGCCGTTCCGGCAGCGGCAAGTCGACCCTGGCCAACCTGATCCCGCGCTTCTATCACCACGAGCAAGGGCAGATCCTGCTCGATGGCGTCGATGTAGAGCAGTACCGCCTGCGCAACCTGCGCCGGCACATCGCCCTGGTCACCCAGCAGGTGACCCTGTTCAGCGACAGCGTCGCCAACAACATCGCCTACGGCGACTTGGCCGACGCACCGCGGGCGGACATCGAGCGGGCGGCCGAGGCGGCCTACGCCAAGGAATTCATCGACAAGCTGGCGCACGGCTTCGACACCGAGGTGGGCGAGAACGGCGTGCTGCTGTCCGGCGGCCAGCGCCAGCGCCTGGCGATCGCCCGCGCCCTGCTCAAGAATGCCCCGCTGCTGGTATTGGATGAGGCCACTTCGGCCCTGGATACCGAGTCCGAGCGGCATATCCAGGCCGCACTGGATCGCGTCATGCAAGGGCGCACGACGCTGGTGATCGCCCATCGCCTGTCGACCATCGAGAAGGCCGACCTGATCCTGGTGATGGATCAGGGCCGTATCGTCGAGCGCGGTACCCACGCCGAGTTGCTGGCACTCAAGGGCTACTATGCGCGCTTGCACGCCATGGGCCTGGAAGAAGGCGCGCCCGCGGATATCGCCTGA
- the hldE gene encoding bifunctional D-glycero-beta-D-manno-heptose-7-phosphate kinase/D-glycero-beta-D-manno-heptose 1-phosphate adenylyltransferase HldE, with protein MKLAMPRFDQAPVLVVGDVMLDRYWHGSTSRISPEAPVPVVRVDQIEDRPGGAANVALNIAALGAPAALIGVTGQDEAADSLADSLAGAGVQTRFQRLAQQPTIVKLRVMSRHQQLLRMDFEEPFATDATALAQDVEALLGGVKVLVLSDYGKGALKNHQALIQIARARGVPVLADPKGRDFSIYRGASLITPNLHEFETIVGGCADESELVAKGAQLMRELELGALLVTRGEHGMTLLRPDQPALHLPARAREVFDVTGAGDTVISTLAAALAAGEELPQAVALANLAAGIVVGKLGTAAISAPELRRAVQREEGSERGVLSLEQLLTSIEDARAHGEKIVFTNGCFDILHAGHVTYLEQARAQGDRLVLAVNDDASVSRLKGPGRPINSVDRRMAVLAGLEAVDWVVSFSEDTPEDLLAQVKPDVLVKGGDYGIDQVVGAELVRSYGGTVKVLGLVENSSTTAIVNKILDRS; from the coding sequence ATGAAGTTAGCCATGCCCCGTTTCGATCAGGCCCCCGTGCTGGTGGTCGGTGATGTCATGCTCGATCGTTACTGGCACGGCAGCACCTCGCGGATTTCCCCGGAGGCGCCGGTGCCGGTGGTGCGCGTCGATCAGATCGAGGATCGCCCCGGCGGCGCCGCCAACGTGGCGCTGAACATCGCCGCCCTCGGCGCGCCGGCGGCGCTGATCGGTGTGACCGGCCAGGACGAGGCCGCCGACAGCCTGGCCGACAGCCTGGCCGGCGCCGGGGTGCAAACCCGTTTCCAGCGCCTGGCGCAGCAGCCGACCATCGTCAAGCTGCGGGTCATGAGCCGCCATCAGCAACTGCTGCGGATGGACTTCGAAGAGCCGTTCGCCACCGACGCGACGGCCTTGGCGCAGGACGTCGAGGCGCTGCTGGGCGGGGTCAAGGTGCTGGTGCTGTCCGACTACGGCAAGGGTGCGCTAAAGAACCATCAGGCGCTGATCCAGATCGCTCGCGCCCGTGGCGTGCCGGTGCTGGCCGATCCCAAGGGCAGGGACTTCAGCATCTACCGCGGCGCCAGCCTGATCACGCCCAATCTGCACGAATTCGAGACCATAGTCGGCGGCTGCGCCGACGAGAGCGAACTGGTGGCCAAGGGCGCCCAGCTGATGCGCGAGCTGGAGCTTGGCGCGCTGCTGGTGACCCGCGGCGAGCATGGCATGACCCTGCTGCGTCCGGATCAGCCGGCCCTGCACCTGCCGGCGCGGGCCCGCGAGGTGTTCGACGTCACCGGCGCCGGCGACACGGTGATCTCCACCCTGGCCGCCGCCCTGGCCGCCGGCGAGGAGCTGCCACAGGCGGTGGCGCTGGCCAACCTGGCCGCCGGCATCGTGGTCGGCAAGCTCGGTACCGCGGCGATCAGCGCGCCGGAGCTGCGCCGCGCGGTGCAGCGTGAGGAAGGTTCGGAGCGCGGCGTGCTCAGCCTCGAACAACTGCTGACCAGCATCGAAGACGCCCGTGCCCATGGCGAGAAGATCGTCTTCACCAACGGCTGCTTCGATATCCTGCATGCCGGACATGTCACCTATCTGGAGCAGGCCCGCGCCCAGGGCGACCGCCTGGTTCTGGCGGTCAACGACGATGCCTCGGTCAGCCGCCTCAAGGGCCCGGGCCGGCCGATCAACTCGGTGGATCGGCGCATGGCCGTGCTCGCCGGCCTGGAGGCGGTGGACTGGGTGGTGAGCTTCAGCGAGGACACCCCCGAGGACCTGCTGGCCCAGGTCAAGCCGGATGTACTGGTCAAGGGCGGCGACTACGGCATCGACCAGGTGGTTGGCGCCGAACTGGTCAGATCCTATGGCGGCACGGTGAAAGTGCTGGGCCTGGTGGAGAACAGTTCGACCACGGCCATCGTCAATAAAATCTTGGATCGCTCCTGA
- a CDS encoding LysR family transcriptional regulator has protein sequence MQWSLEQIRLFVSVAEGQSFSAAARRLNRVQSAVSSAIALLEADLGVRLFERSSGRQPRLTAAGAALLEEAREVLRQCERLEGRALGLVRGEEARLRLAQDEAMPYQPVLDSLEALARRFPLLEVQLASGAQGEVARKLLERRADLGLLFHHEQMPAALERQRLGAIEMVTVCGVGHPLAAAGPVDRRELARHRQLLMAPQDSHYPGGEQISPAVWRTDSFYAMAELLMRNLGWAWLPRHVVQYPTYRSQLVELRSDWTPPPLVVELVCRRDEPLGPAANWLAGCFAEHLQAIG, from the coding sequence ATGCAGTGGAGCCTGGAGCAAATCCGCTTGTTCGTCAGCGTCGCCGAGGGTCAGTCGTTTTCCGCCGCCGCCCGCCGCTTGAACCGCGTGCAATCGGCGGTCAGCAGTGCGATTGCCCTGCTGGAGGCCGACCTCGGCGTGCGCCTGTTCGAGCGCAGCAGCGGTCGCCAGCCCCGGTTGACCGCGGCGGGCGCGGCGCTGCTGGAGGAGGCGCGCGAGGTGTTGCGCCAGTGCGAGCGCCTGGAGGGGCGGGCGCTGGGGCTGGTGCGCGGTGAGGAAGCGCGCCTGCGCCTGGCGCAGGACGAGGCGATGCCCTACCAGCCGGTGCTCGATAGCTTGGAAGCGCTGGCGCGGCGCTTCCCGCTGCTGGAAGTGCAGCTCGCCAGCGGCGCCCAGGGCGAGGTGGCGCGCAAGCTGCTGGAACGGCGTGCCGACCTCGGCCTGCTGTTCCACCACGAACAGATGCCCGCTGCCCTGGAACGCCAGCGCCTGGGCGCCATCGAGATGGTCACCGTCTGCGGCGTCGGCCATCCGCTGGCCGCGGCGGGGCCTGTCGACCGGCGCGAGCTGGCGCGCCATCGGCAACTGCTGATGGCGCCGCAGGACAGCCACTACCCCGGCGGCGAGCAGATCAGCCCGGCGGTCTGGCGCACCGACAGCTTCTACGCCATGGCCGAACTGCTGATGCGCAATCTCGGCTGGGCCTGGCTGCCGCGCCATGTGGTGCAGTACCCGACCTACCGCAGCCAGCTGGTCGAACTGCGCAGCGACTGGACCCCGCCGCCGCTGGTGGTCGAACTGGTGTGCCGGCGCGACGAGCCGCTGGGGCCGGCGGCGAACTGGCTGGCCGGCTGTTTCGCCGAACACCTGCAGGCCATCGGCTGA
- a CDS encoding aldo/keto reductase encodes MKTLHDLHRPLGSTGLSVSPLGLGTVKLGRDQGVKYPNGFSIPDDFTAGQLLQLARELGINLLDTAPAYGRSEERLGPLLRGQRQDWVIVSKVGEEFDNGLSHFDFSAAHTRRSVERSLQRLETDYLDLLLVHSDGNDLAVLEHSEVYPTLAALKAEGKIRAFGFSGKTVDGGLLALQDGDCAMVTYNLNEQAERPVLDYAAAHRKGILIKKALASGHACLAPGQDPVRASFELIFAHPGVSSAIVGTINPLHLAHNVATAATVIEALGHS; translated from the coding sequence ATGAAGACCCTGCACGACCTCCACCGCCCGTTGGGCAGCACCGGCCTGAGCGTCTCCCCGCTCGGTCTCGGCACGGTCAAACTCGGCCGCGATCAGGGGGTGAAGTACCCCAACGGCTTCAGCATCCCCGACGACTTCACCGCAGGCCAACTGCTGCAGTTGGCCCGCGAGCTGGGCATCAACCTGCTCGACACCGCGCCGGCTTACGGTCGCAGCGAGGAACGCCTCGGCCCGCTGTTGCGCGGCCAACGCCAGGACTGGGTGATCGTCAGCAAGGTTGGCGAGGAGTTCGACAACGGCCTGTCGCACTTCGACTTCTCCGCCGCCCACACCCGCCGCTCGGTGGAACGCAGCCTGCAGCGCCTGGAGACCGACTACCTCGACCTGCTGCTGGTGCATTCGGACGGCAACGACCTGGCGGTCCTCGAGCACAGCGAGGTCTACCCGACCCTCGCCGCGCTGAAGGCCGAAGGCAAGATCCGCGCTTTCGGCTTCTCCGGCAAGACCGTCGACGGCGGCCTGCTTGCCCTGCAAGACGGCGACTGCGCGATGGTCACCTACAACCTCAACGAACAGGCCGAGCGCCCGGTGCTCGATTACGCCGCCGCTCATCGCAAAGGCATCCTGATCAAGAAGGCCCTGGCCAGCGGCCATGCCTGTCTGGCCCCCGGCCAGGACCCGGTGCGCGCCAGCTTCGAGTTGATCTTCGCCCATCCCGGGGTGAGCAGCGCGATAGTCGGAACCATCAATCCGCTGCATCTCGCCCATAATGTCGCGACTGCCGCTACAGTGATTGAGGCGCTCGGGCACTCATAA